In Deltaproteobacteria bacterium, the sequence CGTTCCCAAAGTCTCTCACAGGTAACATGATCACGGCCACCCACCACCCAGGCGACACAACGCCGTGCGTCACGATCATAGGCTTTCCAGATCCAACACTTGTTTTTTTTGATTGCAGGAAATGCCAC encodes:
- a CDS encoding IS1 family transposase, coding for VAFPAIKKNKCWIWKAYDRDARRCVAWVVGGRDHVTCERLWERIARPGCTYYTDDWSVYSNVIPPTQHVVTT